A genomic region of Macaca thibetana thibetana isolate TM-01 chromosome 14, ASM2454274v1, whole genome shotgun sequence contains the following coding sequences:
- the MYEOV gene encoding LOW QUALITY PROTEIN: myeloma-overexpressed gene protein (The sequence of the model RefSeq protein was modified relative to this genomic sequence to represent the inferred CDS: inserted 4 bases in 3 codons; deleted 1 base in 1 codon; substituted 1 base at 1 genomic stop codon): MFIRQTRHFVEGSKAGTSRGLLCLSQALCVAVRGAFVSLWFAAGANDLERNKGDKGVQTGAGLSQEAEDVDVSRAXAPPGTLCGTGNRNSESXSVRVAGIAPLGEAFPVGAEQAISSCPEEVHGWPGVSTEIMWARMGVALCSCGRGLLTGARALCMTLAESSSPDCGRGRRACVTPHQHRTPHCSTWGXPLGVAGSWLTVVTVEARGGWGMGVKRTGQVGHTVCPPPVSGTSPXLLHPLVLLLLIILTC, from the exons ATGTTCATCCGGCAGACCAGACACTTCGTGGAGGGCTCCAAAGCTGGCACATCCCGGGGCCTCCTCTGTCTCTCCCAGGCCCTGTGTGTTGCGGTGAGAGGAGCATTTGTGTCTCTGTGGTTTGCTGCTGGAGCTAATGACCTGGAGAGAAACAAGGGAGACAAGGGTGTCCAGACAGGTGCGGGGCTCAGCCAGGAGGCAGAAGACGTGGATGTGTCCCGGGC AGCGCCACCAGGCACTCTGTGTGGCACTGGGAACAGGAATTCTGAGAGTTAGTCTGTAAGGGTGGCGGGCATTGCTCCCCTGGGAGAAGCCTTTCCAGTGGGCGCTGAGCAGGCCATTAGCTCCTGTCCTGAGGAGGTGCATGGGTGGCCTGGGGTCTCCACGGAAATTATGTGGGCGCGCATGGGTGTGGCTCTGTGTTCATGTGGGCGAGGACTTCTGACCGGTGCCAGGGCACTCTGCATGACCCTGGCAGAATCAAGCTCTCCCGACtgtggaaggggaagaagagcaTGCGTGACCCCCCACCAGCACCGCACCCCTCACTGCTCTACCTGGG TGCCTCTGGGGGTGGCTGGGTCCTGGCTGACTGTTGTGACAGTTGAggccaggggt gggtggggcatggGAGTTAAGAGGACTGGCCAGGTGGGGCACACCGTGTGCCCACCCCCAGTGTCAGGaacttccc tcctcctccaccccctcgtcctcctcctcctcatcatcctcACTTGTTGA